The following are encoded in a window of Astyanax mexicanus isolate ESR-SI-001 chromosome 6, AstMex3_surface, whole genome shotgun sequence genomic DNA:
- the LOC125802479 gene encoding uncharacterized protein LOC125802479, which yields MGKVQRTELHHFSDASTHGYGQCSYIRVVGEDKVHCSLVMGKARVAPTKVVTIPRLELTAAVVSAAVSSMLKEELELKIDQEYFWTDSQVVLGYINNEARRFHIFVANRVQRIREMTDPAQWHYINTDQNPADHSSRGLKVAELISSDWLTGPKFLWEREIVAPKLVPQLLLGDPEVKVTQALQTNVTEEKNFTNRLKQFSKWHTALNVIARIQHLAKGAKAAEPLNVEDRRKASLALVKLAQNDAFEDEMQILSHDKLPKSHQLYQLNPIILDGVLRVGGRLKNASLPLDLKHPVILPKDGEVTRLIVDYCHEKTQHQGRGQTLNELRANGYWVLSGSKVVANHIKQCVTCRRARRPTETQKMADLPADRVNPSPPFSFCGMDCFGPFYSKQGRKESKRYGLVFTCLSSRAVHIEMLEDLTTDAFINALRCFIAIRGAVRQIRSDQGTNFVGAKNELAKALKELDQDRLTGFLAEKQCDFIMNVPDASHMGGVWERQIRTIRSVLNCVLSQSTGRIDDASLRTFFYEAMSIINSRPLTTNNINDPKSLEPLTPNHLLTMKGSVPLPPPGKFVAEDLYARKRWRRVQYLTEQFWSRWRKEYLGNITLRQRWHSPRRNVKIGDIVIVKEEEVPRNEWRLGRVLDVCKDQDELVRKATVQLGSRKLGKAGQNVMNTSILERPIHKLVVLVENN from the coding sequence ATGGGAAAAGTCCAAAGAACAGAACTACATCACTTTTCGGATGCTAGCACCCATGGGTATGGACAGTGTTCATACATTCGTGTGGTGGGCGAAGACAAAGTACACTGCTCACTAGTGATGGGTAAAGCTAGAGTTGCTCCCACAAAAGTGGTAACCATACCAAGGCTAGAGTTAACTGCTGCCGTGGTCTCCGCAGCAGTAAGCAGCATGTTAAAAGAGGAGCTAGAGCTTAAAATTGATCAGGAGTATTTTTGGACTGACTCACAGGTAGTGTTGGGCTACATTAACAATGAAGCTCGAAGATTTCACATTTTCGTAGCCAATCGAGTTCAAAGAATCAGAGAAATGACTGACCCAGCTCAGTGGCACTATATCAACACTGATCAAAATCCAGCAGATCACTCTAGCAGAGGCCTCAAGGTGGCAGAATTGATAAGTTCAGACTGGCTGACTGGACCCAAGTTCTTGTGGGAAAGAGAGATTGTCGCACCAAAGTTAGTTCCACAGCTTCTGTTGGGGGATCCTGAAGTCAAAGTGACACAAGCGCTACAAACAAATGTAACAGAAGAGAAAAACTTCACAAACAGACTCAAACAATTCTCAAAATGGCATACAGCACTGAATGTCATTGCACGTATCCAACATCTAGCAAAGGGAGCTAAGGCAGCAGAGCCTCTTAATGTTGAAGATCGAAGAAAGGCTAGTCTTGCACTTGTAAAATTGGCACAAAACGATGCCTTTGAAGATGAAATGCAAATACTGAGTCATGACAAACTGCCCAAAAGTCATCAGTTGTATCAGCTTAACCCAATAATTCTAGATGGTGTTCTCAGGGTGGGAGGGCGCTTAAAGAATGCTTCTTTACCTCTTGACCTAAAGCATCCAGTAATCCTACCCAAAGATGGTGAGGTCACACGCCTGATTGTAGATTACTGCCATGAAAAAACTCAGCACCAAGGCAGAGGACAAACTCTTAATGAACTGAGAGCAAATGGCTACTGGGTCTTAAGTGGCAGCAAGGTTGTGGCAAATCACATTAAGCAATGTGTGACATGCAGGAGAGCTCGCAGGCCAACAGAAACACAAAAGATGGCAGATCTACCTGCAGATCGCGTCAATCCTTCGCCACCATTCTCCTTCTGTGGGATGGATTGTTTCGGACCCTTTTATTCTAAACAGGGTCGTAAAGAGAGTAAGAGATATGGCCTTGTATTCACCTGTCTATCCTCAAGGGCAGTGCACATTGAAATGTTAGAAGATCTAACAACTGATGCCTTCATAAATGCACTGCGCTGTTTTATAGCTATCCGTGGAGCTGTGAGACAAATCAGATCGGATCAAGGGACCAATTTTGTTGGGGCAAAAAATGAGTTGGCAAAGGCTTTGAAGGAACTGGACCAAGACAGACTGACTGGCTTTCTTGCTGAAAAGCAATGTGACTTCATTATGAACGTACCTGATGCTAGTCACATGGGAGGTGTTTGGGAGAGGCAGATCAGAACTATTAGGAGCGTCCTAAATTGTGTCCTCTCACAGAGCACTGGAAGAATAGATGATGCTTCTTTAAGGACATTCTTCTACGAAGCCATGTCAATTATAAACAGCCGTCCACTTACTACCAACAACATCAATGATCCCAAAAGCCTGGAACCACTCACACCTAATCATTTACTCACCATGAAAGGCTCTGTTCCCCTGCCTCCACCAGGAAAATTTGTAGCAGAGGATCTGTATGCCAGAAAGAGATGGCGTAGAGTGCAGTATCTGACTGAGCAATTTTGGAGTAGATGGAGGAAGGAATATTTGGGAAACATCACCCTCAGACAACGCTGGCATTCTCCAAGACGAAACGTAAAGATTGGGGATATTGTCATTGTCAAAGAAGAAGAGGTTCCCCGCAATGAGTGGAGACTTGGAAGAGTACTTGATGTTTGTAAAGACCAAGATGAACTGGTGCGAAAGGCCACAGTACAACTAGGCTCTAGAAAGCTAGGAAAAGCAGGCCAGAATGTAATGAATACATCTATTCTTGAAAGGCCAATTCATAAGTTAGTCGTACTTGTAGAGAACAACTAA